One window of the Thermococcus sp. P6 genome contains the following:
- the radA gene encoding DNA repair and recombination protein RadA: MARKKTADDEIKELEEFEELEVTDEGSLDSSGKKVESQKKEIKTIEDLPGVGPATAEKLREAGYDSIEAIAVASPLELKEISGISEGAALKIIQAAREAADIGTFIRADEYMKRRETIGRISTGSKSLNKLVGGGVETQSITEVFGEFGSGKTQLAHTLAVMVQLPPEEGGLRGSVIWIDTENTFRPERIKQIAENRGLDPEETLKNIYVARAFNSNHQMLLIEKAEEIIKEKADTERPVKLLIIDSLMAHFRSEYVGRGTLAERQQKLAKHLSDLHRIADLYDVAVFVTNQVQAKPDAFFGDPTRPVGGHILAHSATLRIYLRKGKAGKRVARLIDSPHLPEGEAIFRITDKGVED, from the coding sequence ATGGCGAGAAAGAAAACTGCTGACGATGAAATAAAAGAGCTCGAGGAGTTTGAAGAGCTCGAAGTTACCGATGAAGGGTCATTGGACTCCTCCGGAAAGAAGGTGGAAAGCCAGAAGAAGGAGATCAAGACCATCGAGGACCTCCCGGGCGTGGGGCCGGCTACGGCCGAAAAGCTTCGTGAGGCGGGTTACGATAGCATCGAGGCCATAGCGGTGGCCTCTCCACTGGAACTCAAGGAGATCTCGGGCATAAGTGAGGGTGCCGCCCTCAAGATAATTCAGGCTGCCCGGGAGGCGGCCGATATCGGTACCTTCATACGGGCCGACGAGTACATGAAGAGGAGGGAGACCATAGGGAGGATTTCCACTGGAAGCAAAAGCCTTAACAAGCTCGTGGGCGGGGGGGTTGAAACCCAGTCCATAACCGAGGTCTTCGGTGAGTTTGGTAGCGGTAAGACCCAGCTCGCCCACACGCTGGCCGTCATGGTTCAGCTTCCTCCGGAGGAGGGCGGTCTCCGGGGTTCCGTGATCTGGATAGATACGGAGAACACCTTCAGACCCGAGAGGATAAAGCAGATCGCCGAGAACCGCGGGCTCGACCCCGAAGAGACCCTTAAGAATATCTACGTTGCCCGCGCCTTCAACAGCAACCACCAGATGCTCCTAATCGAGAAGGCTGAGGAGATCATCAAGGAAAAGGCCGATACCGAAAGGCCGGTTAAGCTGCTCATCATTGATTCGCTCATGGCCCACTTCAGGAGCGAGTACGTCGGCAGGGGAACCCTCGCAGAGAGGCAGCAGAAACTGGCCAAACACCTCTCGGATCTCCACCGCATAGCGGATCTCTACGACGTGGCCGTCTTTGTAACGAATCAGGTTCAGGCAAAGCCCGACGCCTTCTTCGGCGACCCGACGAGGCCCGTTGGTGGCCACATTCTGGCCCATTCCGCCACGCTGAGGATCTACCTGCGGAAGGGTAAGGCCGGCAAGAGGGTTGCGAGGCTGATAGACAGTCCCCACCTGCCCGAGGGCGAGGCGATATTCAGGATCACCGACAAAGGGGTTGAGGATTGA
- the nucS gene encoding endonuclease NucS, with product MSKVEALTDPSKEELLRVVDSALSSEALLTVFARCRVYYDGRAKSELGSGDRIILVKPDGSFLVHQNRKREPVNWQPPGSVVTVLERDGRVILRSVRRKPRETLDVELERVYLVALFRAEDYEELNLTGSEAEMAGMIFENPGVIEPGFKPLFREKPVGHGIVDILGKDRHGNLVVLELKRRKADLHAVSQLKRYVEALKKEDENVRGILVAPSLTSGARRLLEKEGLEFRKVLPPKRGGSLKGRQRTLF from the coding sequence ATGTCAAAAGTCGAGGCCCTGACGGATCCCTCAAAGGAGGAGCTTTTACGGGTTGTGGACTCGGCCCTCTCCTCCGAGGCCCTTCTGACGGTCTTTGCCCGCTGCAGGGTTTACTACGACGGCCGGGCGAAGAGTGAGCTTGGGTCTGGTGACAGGATCATACTGGTCAAGCCCGACGGTTCCTTTCTCGTCCACCAGAACAGGAAGCGTGAACCCGTCAACTGGCAGCCCCCGGGAAGTGTTGTGACCGTTCTGGAGCGGGATGGGAGGGTAATCCTCCGTTCCGTTAGGCGGAAGCCGAGGGAAACGCTCGACGTTGAGCTCGAGAGGGTTTACCTGGTGGCCCTGTTCCGGGCTGAGGATTACGAGGAGTTGAACCTGACGGGGAGTGAGGCCGAGATGGCCGGGATGATCTTCGAAAACCCCGGGGTCATAGAACCGGGCTTCAAGCCTCTCTTTCGTGAGAAGCCGGTTGGCCATGGTATCGTTGATATCCTCGGAAAGGACAGGCATGGCAACCTCGTCGTTCTCGAGTTAAAGCGCAGGAAGGCCGACCTCCACGCCGTTAGCCAGCTGAAGAGGTATGTCGAGGCCCTTAAAAAAGAGGACGAAAACGTTCGAGGGATCCTAGTGGCCCCCTCCCTGACCTCCGGAGCGAGGAGGCTTCTCGAAAAGGAGGGCCTCGAGTTCAGGAAGGTTCTGCCCCCAAAGAGGGGGGGCTCCTTAAAAGGAAGACAGAGGACCCTGTTCTAA
- a CDS encoding DUF473 domain-containing protein — translation MEAVILAGISRKALDGLLRNPYRTLEIRSARNVIALETAKGKGRVFLTYETLQDVRAGTEGLIAEVLQVEGMEQRIPWEESDEREVTIYRVQVRLLGLGRVVEVRKKNAVILASVREMLPHEMDMG, via the coding sequence ATGGAGGCGGTAATTCTGGCCGGGATCTCAAGAAAAGCCCTCGACGGGCTCCTCAGGAACCCCTACAGGACCCTCGAGATAAGGAGCGCCAGAAACGTCATCGCACTGGAGACGGCAAAGGGAAAGGGGAGGGTTTTCCTCACCTACGAGACGCTTCAGGACGTCAGGGCCGGAACAGAGGGGCTAATCGCCGAGGTACTCCAGGTGGAGGGCATGGAGCAGAGGATTCCGTGGGAGGAGAGCGACGAGAGGGAGGTAACGATTTACAGGGTACAGGTGAGGCTCCTCGGCCTCGGTAGGGTGGTCGAAGTTAGAAAGAAGAACGCCGTGATACTGGCAAGCGTCCGGGAGATGCTACCCCACGAGATGGACATGGGTTAG
- a CDS encoding proteasome assembly chaperone family protein: protein MEKPVKLVLPEIEEPTLIEGYPGIGLVGHIAANFLARELGMELIGYVESPFIPPVALILEGKPNPPVRFYGKDNMILAMADIYVPPTLVSEIARELVGYLKEMKGKSVISMGGIGIGFFKDQLEVWGVATGEELNRKLEEAGVKILQYGSIMGMSGKLLWEAGKEGLDAYVLLGETFGDKPDPRAAANVIEVLKKLALVEVSTEPLIREAEAIEAQLRKMHEQVEQARKKAGKQYENIYL from the coding sequence ATGGAGAAGCCCGTTAAGCTGGTTCTCCCCGAGATCGAGGAGCCCACCCTCATAGAGGGCTACCCCGGGATAGGCCTCGTGGGGCACATAGCGGCCAACTTTTTAGCCAGAGAACTTGGAATGGAACTCATCGGCTACGTGGAGAGCCCCTTCATACCGCCCGTGGCCCTGATCCTTGAGGGAAAACCCAACCCCCCGGTAAGGTTCTACGGTAAGGACAACATGATACTCGCCATGGCCGACATCTACGTTCCCCCGACCCTCGTGAGCGAGATCGCAAGGGAACTCGTGGGCTACCTCAAGGAGATGAAAGGAAAGAGCGTAATATCGATGGGGGGCATCGGAATAGGATTCTTCAAGGACCAGCTGGAGGTATGGGGCGTTGCCACGGGAGAAGAACTCAACAGGAAGCTCGAGGAGGCCGGAGTGAAGATCCTCCAGTACGGCTCCATAATGGGGATGAGCGGGAAGCTCCTCTGGGAGGCGGGAAAGGAAGGCCTCGATGCCTACGTCCTGCTCGGAGAGACCTTCGGCGACAAGCCGGATCCGAGGGCGGCGGCCAACGTTATCGAGGTTCTCAAGAAACTAGCTCTAGTAGAAGTTTCGACCGAACCCCTCATCAGGGAGGCGGAGGCGATAGAGGCCCAGCTCAGAAAGATGCACGAACAGGTGGAACAGGCACGGAAAAAGGCCGGAAAGCAGTACGAAAACATCTACCTGTGA